In Brienomyrus brachyistius isolate T26 chromosome 19, BBRACH_0.4, whole genome shotgun sequence, one DNA window encodes the following:
- the c19h1orf115 gene encoding uncharacterized protein C1orf115 homolog: MKPTPLWGAITSVFENIEPRDMLPDGARYLQQVDGENSGAPLDGQSQQLLVGSRVRERDRCAKEIHFAFLPERYEPLVEEDDARERAKEEKKRKKREKYKKYRKVPDDLQPVTWLPGPSGICMNKTLTLERP, from the exons ATGAAACCGACGCCATTATGGGGAGCCATAACCAGCGTGTTTGAAAACATCGAGCCCCGGGACATGCTGCCTGACGGGGCCAGATACCTGCAGCAGGTAGATGGAGAAAACAGCGGCGCTCCGCTCGACGGCCAAAGCCAGCAGTTACTGGTGGGAAGCAGAGTCAGGGAGAGAGACCGATGTGCCAAAGAAATACATTTTGCTTTTTTACCGGAGAGATATGAGCCTTTGGTAGAAGAAGACGACGCAAGGGAGAGAGCAAAAGAAGAGAAGAAGAGAAAAAAGAGGGAAAAGTACAAGAAGTACAGGAAG GTTCCTGATGACCTGCAGCCAGTGACGTGGCTTCCTGGTCCATCTGGTATCTGCATGAATAAAACACT AACGTTGGAAAGGCCCTGA